Genomic segment of Chloracidobacterium sp. N:
CTGAGGTTGGGCAGCAGCGCCGCACGGGCTTCGAGGGCGCGTCCCCTGGCTTCCTCCCGGCGCTCGGCGGCAAGGCGCACCGAAGTTTCGCCGGCCAGCGCCATTTCCACGGCGCGCGCCGGGGACAGTGGACGTGGGGCGTGACCGCCAGCCGGCGGATACACGACGCCCGGCACCGGCAGACGGCGTACCGGCGGCAGGTGCTGCGCCGGGGCGCTGTTGCCGGACAGGGCCACCCCAATGATGACAGGCAGCCAGACGTGTCGGGACAGGAACATGGCCGTTTCTTGCCTCCACATGTTTACCTCCTCAGTCGTGGGCAGCCGATTTCACGGACGGCTCACTGCCCAGGCTTCGGCGTGGCCGGAACCAGCGGCGGCGGGCGAGCCAGGCCGCCAGATCGTCAAACAGGGCATAGAAGGCCGGCACGGCCAGCAGCGTCAGCAGCAGACACAGCGATTGGCCGCCAATGACGAGAACGGAAATCGAACGGTTGCTGCTTGCGCCGGGCCCACGTGAAAGCGCCAGCGGGAACATGCCGGCGACAAAGGCCAGCGTGGTCATCAGGATGGGGCGCAGCCGGTCACAGTTCGCCTGAATGATGGCCGCATCGCGCGCCCAGCCGGCCCGCCGCAGGCCGTTCATGTGGTCAATCTGCAGGATGGCGTTCTTTTTGACGACGGCAAACAGCACGAGGACCCCCAGCCCGACAAAGAGATTGACGTTCTGCCCAACAGCCAGCAGGGAGACGAGGCCAAACGGGAGCGCCAGCGGGAGCGTCAGCAGAATGGTCACGGGATGGATGAACGACTCGAACTGGGCGGCCAGAACGACATACATCAGGACGAAAGTCAGCCCGAAAGCGATGGCAAAGTAGTAGGCGGATTCCGCCATGTCTTTGGCATCCCCGGCAAAGACCCGCTCGTAGCCGGAGGCAAGTTCCAACGCCTGGAAGGCGGCATCAATCTGTTCGGTGGCCGCCGAAAGTGAATACCCCGCGGCGACATTCGCCAGAACGGTGACATAGCGCTGGCGGTTGAGGCGCTCGATGGCCACCGGCCCCGTCCCTTCGACAAGGCGCACCAGGCCGGACAGTGGCACGGGCGCACCCTTGGCCGTCGGCACGGCAATTGCCCCCAGACGTTCCGGCAGGCTGCGAAAGGCATCCGTTGCGCGCAGCCGGATGCGCGGCCGGTCAGCGGCCGCTCCGGCGTCGGCCGCCAGCGTACCGGCTTCCACCCCGGCCACCAGCAGGTTGAGCGTGGTGGCCACGTCTTCGACGGCGACGCCGAGATCAGCCGCCCGCGCCCGGTCAACAACCAGGCGCAGTTCCGGCGCGCCCAGCACGAGCGTCGAGTTGACATCCACCACCCCCGGCATCCGGCGCATGGCTTCCATGAGACGTTCGGCGTACAGCGCCAGCGGCTCCAGTTCGGGGCCGCGCAACACATACTGGATCGTCGCGTTTTCATAGCCCCCGCCGGCAAAGGGCGTAATCGGCTGCACACTGGTACGCACCTGTGCGGCATAGGGCCGCAGACGTTCGCGTGCCTGTCCGATGAGTTCCACCTGCGAGGCGGTGCGTTCCGCCAGAGGTCTCAGCTTGACGTAGATGTAGCCACGGGAAGCCACGGGTGGATCGCCGCTTCCGGCGGTCGTCAGGGTGTGGGCGACGCCGGGCAGGGTACGCAGATCGGCCGCGATGCGCTCAACCAGCAGGCTCATGGCAGCGAGGGACGTTCCTTCCGGGGCGCGGAGCGTCACCTCGAACTCCGATTCGTCATCCTGGGGGATGAAGTCCTTGCCGATGACGATAAACAGCGGAACAACGGAAGCCGCCACCCCCAGGCACGTCAGGGCCACCCATCCGCGCCGACGAACTGACCAGGCCACCAGCGGCCCGTAATAGCGTGCCGTCCAACCGGCGGCAGCGGGCCGGTCCCGGTGCGAAACCGCCATGCGGGCGCACAGCATGGGCGTCAGCGTGAAGGAAACGAACATGGAAATGGCGACGGCGGCCGCGGCCGTGATGCCAAACGGCGCGAGGAAGCGTCCGACGATGCCGCCCATAAAGGCCGTCGGCAGGAAGACGGCCAGCAGCGACAGGGTTGTGGCCAACACGGCCAGTCCGATTTCCCGCGTCGCCGCGACTGCGGCTTCAAACGGCGGCAGGCCTTTTTCGCGGATGAACCGCTCGATGTTTTCGAGCACGATGATGGCATCGTCAATGACAACGCCCACCATGAGCGTCAGCGCCAGCAGGGTGATGGTGTCCAGCGTGTAGCCAAACGTGGCCATGACGCCAAACGCGCCAATGATGGACGTTGGGATGGCAAGGGCGGCAATGAGGGTCAGCCCCAGGCGCCGGAGAAACACCAGCACCACAAGACATGCCAACAGGCTCCCTTCAAGCAGGTGGGTTTTGACATCGTTGACAGCGGCTTCGATGAAGATGGACTTGTCGCCGACTTCGGTCACGGTGACTTCCGGGGGCAGACTGGCACGGATTTCGGTCAGCCTGGCCTTGACGGCGGCAGCCAGCGCCACAGCATTGCCACCGGCCCGTTTGGAGACCTGCACGATGACGGCCGAACGTCCGTCCAGCGCCGTGATGGTACGGGGCAGCGGCGTGGTTTCCTCGACGTGGGCGACCTCCTCCAGGCAGACGGGATAGGTCTGGCGGTAGGCCAGCGGCAACCGGCGCAGGGTGGCCGCATCCGGGACTTTGCCTGGGGCGCGCAGGGCCGTTTCGCGCGCGCCCTGCTCCAGCGTCCCGGCCGGGGCGTCACGGTTCTGGCGTTCGATGGCGGCAACGGCGTCGAGTGGCGTCAGGTCGTAAGCGCGCAGACGCAGCGGATCAAGTGTGACACGCACTTCGGGCTGCACCCCACCGAGCAGCGCCACCCGCCCGACGCCATCGAGGGTTTCCAGTTGTTCCTTGATCTGGCGTCGTGCTAGACGTGTCGTTTCAACCAGCGGATAGGGAGCGGACACGGCCAGCCGGATGACCGGCGAGGCATTGGTTTCAAATTTCTGAACCGTAGGCGGTTCAATGGTTTTGGGCAGTTCGGGGATGACAAGGTTGACCTTGTCGCGGACTTCCTGGGCCGCCACGTCGAAGTCCTTGTTGAGTGAAAACTGGATATTGACCTGCGAGATGCCTTCAACTGAAGTGGAGCGGATTTCTTTGACGCCGCTGATGGCATTGACGGCCGACTCGACTTTTTCCGTGATGTCGCGCTCGATTTCGACGGCCGGTGCGCCGGGATTGGTGACGACGACGGTGACAACCGGAAAATCAACATTGGGAAATCTGTCCACGCCAAGTGCTCCGTAGCCAACCAGCCCAAAGACGGCAATGGCCACGATGAGCATGGTTGTGAAAACCGGACGCCGGATACAGACTTCAGCCAGCCACTGCATAGCCTTGTACCAATTGATTTATTTGTTGAACTACAGGATTAGAGTAAATCAAAATGATTATCTGCTTTCTGACTTGGATTTTTTTATCTTTGATTGGTTCATTAATCTTTATATCTTTTTTTTCATTCCTCATTGAAAAAAAAGATATATCATATATGCTTGTCAATTATTTTTTTATAGCTATATTTGCGGGGTCTTTAATTCTAGCCAACTTTTTGCTTATAATTTCTTTCATAACCCCTCTAAGATTAAATTGCCTTTTGGGAATTATACTGATTTTTATCATAAGAATATTCTGTATTTTTGATACAGAATACTTGAGAGAGACACTAAAAATCTTTCTCGTCAAAATTCACATTTTGGCAATTTCTTCTGTAATTACATTTTTCTTTATAAATATACCTTACGAAAGCACTGTTGATATGCTTATCTATCACATCCAACTCTCGAGATATTTACATGACTATGGTTTAGTGAAGGGTCTTGCATTAATTTCAGCACAACTTGGACATCAATCAATATGGTTTGCCCTGCCAGCCCCACTTGAAGATATTCTCAACGTTTATTCAAGTTTGATAGTTGGTGCTTTTTCTTACTTCCTATCAATCTGTCAACTTCTACAAAGTCTTTATAACATTAAGGAAGGAAAGAAAGAGGAAGTTTTCTTAGCTTCATACCTTCTCTTTTGTCTAACATCACTAAGTATCATGGTACAACCAACTTCAGTTGAAATGGCAATTAGCTTTTTACTTGGAACATCCATTTTCTTCTGCATAAAAACAATTACAAAGCCACATAGCTACAATGAATACAAAGAAAATAAAAGCTATCTTACTTTTTTTTGGATAACATTAGTACTATCGTCAAGTTCCCTTGGACTAAAATTAACTTCAATTCCCATTTTTCTAATTGGTGTATTTTTATTCATACATAATCTTAAGTTTTCTAAGATTCAAAATTTTGCCAATCAATCTATCAAATTTTCTATGCTTTTTATATTCTTTTTCTTGCCCAAAACTTTTGCACTAATCTTAGCTTCTGGTTGTCCTTTTTATCCATCAAGTTTTCTTCATGTCAAAGTACCTTGGTTTGTAGGAGAAGAATTTTCAAGAACACTTGTAAGACATATCTCTGCCTATGCCAAATTTGGCACACTTGATTACCCGGAGCATGTGTCTAACTGGTTTTCTCTGTGGTCCAGCAGGTATGAGGGGAAATCAGTTGTATTTTTTATGTATTTCTTTATCTTTTTGCTACCGTGTACTTTGTTTTTTCTGAGATATAAAATTTTAGAGCATTATAAATTACACATAGCTGCTAAACTCCCCCTGCTTTTGGGTATAATATATACATTTTCACTAGCTCCAAGTGCCAGGTTCATTCTGCCATATATAATTGGAATAGCTGCACTGCATGTTTTTTTTATTTCTCTTGAGAATATAAATATTTCCTTATTTGCTATGATACTTTCATTATCTGCTGCAGAGTCCCTCTACAGCGGAATAAAAAGTACAGCAGCTAATTTTGTATTATTATTCCTTGTAGCAGTTTACTATTTTATAAATGGCAAATATCTAACCACCCTTCTAAAATTTGTGTCTCTGAAAAACTTCCTACTAAACTCTTCATACTACATAACACTTAGTCTATATTCATTCACAGAGAATCCACTTATTCTGCCTGACAAATCATCTTTGGTAAGAAACTTTAAGAAGATCGAAATCAACTCAATTAACTTCTTCTGTCCAACAAGTCACCCTACTTGTGGCTACTCACCACTACCCTGCTACCAAGGAAAACTTTGGTTTGAGATGCCACTTGAAGAAGTTGAATTGATTGATAAAGAAAAAGGTATTGCCGGTGGCTTCAAAAGAAAAAACTACAGCCCGGAGTAGCCTTCATCTATCTGTACTGGAAACAGCTTTCCCGTCCTCCAGCTTCTCCAGACCGGTCACAACGACACGCTCACCGGCTTCCAGACCGGACCG
This window contains:
- a CDS encoding efflux RND transporter permease subunit, translated to MQWLAEVCIRRPVFTTMLIVAIAVFGLVGYGALGVDRFPNVDFPVVTVVVTNPGAPAVEIERDITEKVESAVNAISGVKEIRSTSVEGISQVNIQFSLNKDFDVAAQEVRDKVNLVIPELPKTIEPPTVQKFETNASPVIRLAVSAPYPLVETTRLARRQIKEQLETLDGVGRVALLGGVQPEVRVTLDPLRLRAYDLTPLDAVAAIERQNRDAPAGTLEQGARETALRAPGKVPDAATLRRLPLAYRQTYPVCLEEVAHVEETTPLPRTITALDGRSAVIVQVSKRAGGNAVALAAAVKARLTEIRASLPPEVTVTEVGDKSIFIEAAVNDVKTHLLEGSLLACLVVLVFLRRLGLTLIAALAIPTSIIGAFGVMATFGYTLDTITLLALTLMVGVVIDDAIIVLENIERFIREKGLPPFEAAVAATREIGLAVLATTLSLLAVFLPTAFMGGIVGRFLAPFGITAAAAVAISMFVSFTLTPMLCARMAVSHRDRPAAAGWTARYYGPLVAWSVRRRGWVALTCLGVAASVVPLFIVIGKDFIPQDDESEFEVTLRAPEGTSLAAMSLLVERIAADLRTLPGVAHTLTTAGSGDPPVASRGYIYVKLRPLAERTASQVELIGQARERLRPYAAQVRTSVQPITPFAGGGYENATIQYVLRGPELEPLALYAERLMEAMRRMPGVVDVNSTLVLGAPELRLVVDRARAADLGVAVEDVATTLNLLVAGVEAGTLAADAGAAADRPRIRLRATDAFRSLPERLGAIAVPTAKGAPVPLSGLVRLVEGTGPVAIERLNRQRYVTVLANVAAGYSLSAATEQIDAAFQALELASGYERVFAGDAKDMAESAYYFAIAFGLTFVLMYVVLAAQFESFIHPVTILLTLPLALPFGLVSLLAVGQNVNLFVGLGVLVLFAVVKKNAILQIDHMNGLRRAGWARDAAIIQANCDRLRPILMTTLAFVAGMFPLALSRGPGASSNRSISVLVIGGQSLCLLLTLLAVPAFYALFDDLAAWLARRRWFRPRRSLGSEPSVKSAAHD
- a CDS encoding LIC_10190 family membrane protein, translating into MIICFLTWIFLSLIGSLIFISFFSFLIEKKDISYMLVNYFFIAIFAGSLILANFLLIISFITPLRLNCLLGIILIFIIRIFCIFDTEYLRETLKIFLVKIHILAISSVITFFFINIPYESTVDMLIYHIQLSRYLHDYGLVKGLALISAQLGHQSIWFALPAPLEDILNVYSSLIVGAFSYFLSICQLLQSLYNIKEGKKEEVFLASYLLFCLTSLSIMVQPTSVEMAISFLLGTSIFFCIKTITKPHSYNEYKENKSYLTFFWITLVLSSSSLGLKLTSIPIFLIGVFLFIHNLKFSKIQNFANQSIKFSMLFIFFFLPKTFALILASGCPFYPSSFLHVKVPWFVGEEFSRTLVRHISAYAKFGTLDYPEHVSNWFSLWSSRYEGKSVVFFMYFFIFLLPCTLFFLRYKILEHYKLHIAAKLPLLLGIIYTFSLAPSARFILPYIIGIAALHVFFISLENINISLFAMILSLSAAESLYSGIKSTAANFVLLFLVAVYYFINGKYLTTLLKFVSLKNFLLNSSYYITLSLYSFTENPLILPDKSSLVRNFKKIEINSINFFCPTSHPTCGYSPLPCYQGKLWFEMPLEEVELIDKEKGIAGGFKRKNYSPE